The following proteins come from a genomic window of Diprion similis isolate iyDipSimi1 chromosome 8, iyDipSimi1.1, whole genome shotgun sequence:
- the LOC124408847 gene encoding cyclin-dependent kinase inhibitor 1B-like isoform X2 yields MQEGDLAVRRTEAKRVARRLFQDEESPRQDAQDSRKAGVNDNLTNRLSEEGRKSLAEAEKRWNFDFTNERPLEGKYAWVKVGEGEKDEDFDSLSEKGSEELKENSETDPNEVVDSNDN; encoded by the exons ATGCAGGAGGGAGATCTCGCAGTCAGGCGAACGGAAGCGAAGAGGGTGGCGAGGCGACTTTTTCAGGACGAAGAAAGCCCGCGGCAGGATGCGCAGGATAGTCGAAAGGCAGGCGTCAACGATAATCTGACGAATCGCCTGTCCGAGGAAGGGCGAAAGAGTTTAGCAGAG GCTGAGAAGAGATGGAACTTTGATTTCACCAACGAAAGACCGTTGGAGGGTAAATACGCATGGGTGAAAGTCGGCGAGGGTGAAAAGGACGAGGATTTCGATTCACTGAGCGAGAAAGGGAGCgaagaattaaaagaaaactcAGAGACTGACCCGAACGAAGTAGTTGATAGTAATGATAATTAG
- the LOC124408847 gene encoding cyclin-dependent kinase inhibitor 1B-like isoform X1, whose protein sequence is MLAARHRARLAMQEGDLAVRRTEAKRVARRLFQDEESPRQDAQDSRKAGVNDNLTNRLSEEGRKSLAEAEKRWNFDFTNERPLEGKYAWVKVGEGEKDEDFDSLSEKGSEELKENSETDPNEVVDSNDN, encoded by the exons ATGCTCGCCGCAAGACACAG gGCTCGTCTTGCGATGCAGGAGGGAGATCTCGCAGTCAGGCGAACGGAAGCGAAGAGGGTGGCGAGGCGACTTTTTCAGGACGAAGAAAGCCCGCGGCAGGATGCGCAGGATAGTCGAAAGGCAGGCGTCAACGATAATCTGACGAATCGCCTGTCCGAGGAAGGGCGAAAGAGTTTAGCAGAG GCTGAGAAGAGATGGAACTTTGATTTCACCAACGAAAGACCGTTGGAGGGTAAATACGCATGGGTGAAAGTCGGCGAGGGTGAAAAGGACGAGGATTTCGATTCACTGAGCGAGAAAGGGAGCgaagaattaaaagaaaactcAGAGACTGACCCGAACGAAGTAGTTGATAGTAATGATAATTAG